The sequence below is a genomic window from Coffea arabica cultivar ET-39 chromosome 4c, Coffea Arabica ET-39 HiFi, whole genome shotgun sequence.
TCTCTCGATCCGAGCTACTCTCCATGATACTTCTATCTCCATTATCGAACTAACCTTCCCAGAAAGCATTGATGGAATCCCATCAGGAGTTGAAAGTACTGATAAACTTCCATCTATGTCATTGTTTATTGACTTTGCAACTGCAACAAAACTCATGCAGCCACAATTTGAACAAGCACTTGAGGGTCTCCAACCCGTCAGCTGTATCGTCTCTGATCACTTTATGGGATGGACTCAAGATTCTGCTGCAAAGCTGGGAATTCCTAGAATAGGTTTCTCTGGAATGAGCTGCTTTGGAATGACCATGTATGAAACACTTGGTAGACAGAAGCCACATGCTCTCACATCTTCACTTGATGAGCCCTTTTCGATTCCAAACTTCCCTAAATTGACCTTAACAAGGAGTGATTTTGATCCACCATTCGATCAACTCGAACCAAAAGGTCCATGGGTCAATTTCATCATTGAGCAGACAATCGCACTCGCAAACAGCTATGGTTTAATTGTCAACAGCTTCTATGAGCTCGAATCTTCTTACATGGATTACTGGAATCGATGTATAGGACCTAAATCGTGGTGTCTTGGCCCTTTTTGCATTGCGAAAGCAAAGACGGTAGAAGACGAATCTACCAAGCCAAAGTGGAAGCAGTGGCTCGATGACAAAGCCATGATTGGAGAATCAGTTCTCTACGTAGCATTTGGCACTCAAGCAGAAGTATCAGAAGAGCAGATTCTTGAAATAGCCAAGGGCTTAGAGCAATCTTATGTGAACTTCTTGTGGGTGATAAGACCAAAAGCCATGGAGATACTGAAAGGATTTGAAGAGAGGGTAAAAGATAGAGGGTTGATGGTGAAAGAGTGGGTTGATCAAATGGAGATACTTCAGCACAAGAGTGTAAAAGGATTCTTGAGTCATTGTGGATGGAATTCGGTCACCGAAGCCATATGTGCTGGAGTTCCCATTTTGGCAATGCCATTCATGGCTGAGCAATACCTGAATGCGAGACTTGTTGCTGAGGAGATCAGTGTTGGGCTGAGAATTAGGCCGAGCAACGGATCAGTAAGGGGCTTTGTGAAATCTGAGGAAGTGGAGGAGAGGGTTAGAGAAATGATCGAAGGTAGAAAAGGCGAGGAGATAAGGAAGAAGACGAAGAAGGTTGGAGAAGCTGCAGTCAATGCAATGAGAGAAGGTGGTTCCTCATGGAAAACTTTAGATCAACTCATCATTGATGTGAGTAACTATGAAGCAATTAGCTAGTTAAGAGAAAGATAACTCATGTAATCAACTATTTTACCAAGAGTGCTTCTCATGCCAATAGAGAAGCAAAACTTTGTTTCTTGTTCATCTCTTAAGTTGACAATACGGAGTCAACTCAGAATAATTGTACTATGTTTTTCTTTCTGAGCTATGTAGAAGAAATGAAATTAAGTTTGATATTTTTAAGGTGGAGTTACGAATTTAAAGAATTAATGAAAGAAATAACAAGAATACTATGCAAATTGCAGGCATGAGAAGGAAACATTTTATTCCTGTTTGATTATTTAGCAAAGAATTCAAAAATCTGTACTAAGTTGAATCATCCAAACAATCCCGTTAAATCGGGTTCAACATATTTTCCCAATACCGGCTAAATCCTGCAAGAATGGTATATACGGGCTATCTAGGTAAAGTTAGAAGCAAAGCATTTGATCATAAACTAGGTGCTGGAATGATCCGCACTTGAACTCTGGTGTAGAATATATGATGttaaaatattcatttttatcatGTCTATACTTTACAAAGTGAAAGAATAATGATAACTCAGAACTCGATTCTAGATGTGAACTGATTTAAACATAATCCTTACAAACTaagaaatttattaaatttgaacATGACTGGTCCTCTTATGTTTTTAGCCACTTGATGCCTTTTTAACAAAACTTTCTCATTGAAATTTTG
It includes:
- the LOC113714157 gene encoding UDP-glycosyltransferase 90A1-like, which produces MVAISSPHFVIFPFMAKGHTIPLLYLARLLWQRHVSVTIFTTPANSLSIRATLHDTSISIIELTFPESIDGIPSGVESTDKLPSMSLFIDFATATKLMQPQFEQALEGLQPVSCIVSDHFMGWTQDSAAKLGIPRIGFSGMSCFGMTMYETLGRQKPHALTSSLDEPFSIPNFPKLTLTRSDFDPPFDQLEPKGPWVNFIIEQTIALANSYGLIVNSFYELESSYMDYWNRCIGPKSWCLGPFCIAKAKTVEDESTKPKWKQWLDDKAMIGESVLYVAFGTQAEVSEEQILEIAKGLEQSYVNFLWVIRPKAMEILKGFEERVKDRGLMVKEWVDQMEILQHKSVKGFLSHCGWNSVTEAICAGVPILAMPFMAEQYLNARLVAEEISVGLRIRPSNGSVRGFVKSEEVEERVREMIEGRKGEEIRKKTKKVGEAAVNAMREGGSSWKTLDQLIIDVSNYEAIS